From one Malus sylvestris chromosome 1, drMalSylv7.2, whole genome shotgun sequence genomic stretch:
- the LOC126592563 gene encoding common plant regulatory factor 1-like isoform X2 yields MGNDDDAKSVKSEKSYSPLPAAYYGPRVALPPYYNSAMASGHPPHPYMWPPPQHMMPPYGAPYAVYSHGGVYAHPAVPLASHGQGGPSLPAAVTPLNMETPTKSSGNTDCGLMKKLKGFDGLAMSIGSGNVMNAEGGAERSLSQSSGTEGSSNGSDGNTAAANQTRRKRSREGTPATAGEGKTDMQPGPAEEASAATDKVLGVTLAAVSIPGKLVGPAVSPGMTTALELKNSPILNSKTSPTSVPQSCAVLPPETWIHNDREIKRERRKQSNRESARRSRLRKQAETEELARKVEALSADNVALKSEINRLTENSATLRLENTTLLDKLKNARVGRMEDIIMNIDDKRVQPFSTENLLSRVNNAGSIARDAEKDSDTYEKNNGTKLHQLLDASPRADAVVAG; encoded by the exons ATGGGAAACGATGATGATGCAAAGTCTGTTAAATCTGAAAAATCATATTCGCCTCTGCCGGCA GCTTATTATGGTCCGAGAGTTGCTCTCCCTCCATATTACAACTCAGCTATGGCTTCTGGCCACCCTCCTCATCCCTATATGTGGCCCCCACCACAG CATATGATGCCACCCTATGGGGCGCCTTATGCAGTATACTCGCATGGAGGTGTTTATGCACATCCGGCAGTTCCTCTT GCATCCCATGGTCAAGGGGGTCCATCCTTACCTGCT GCTGTGACTCCTTTGAATATGGAAACACCAACAAAGTCATCTGGTAATACAGACTGTGGGTTAATGAAAAAGTTGAAAGGATTTGATGGGCTTGCAATGTCAATAGGCAGTGGTAATGTTATGAATGCCGAAGGTGGAGCTGAGCGTAGTCTCTCCCAGAG TTCTGGGACTGAAGGTTCTAGCAATGGAAGTGATGGGAATACTGCTGCG GCAAATCAaaccagaagaaaaagaagtcgTGAGGGAACACCAGCCACTG CTGGAGAAGGGAAGACTGACATGCAGCCTGGACCAGCTGAGGAGGCAAGTGCAGCTACTGATAAAGTGTTGGGTGTAACTCTTGCTGCTGTTAGTATCCCGGGAAAATTGGTTGGACCAGCTGTTTCTCCTGGCATGACCACAGCGTTGGAACTCAAGAACTCGCCTATCTTGAACTCGAAGACAAGTCCTACCAGTGTTCCGCAATCCTGTGCAGTTTTGCCTCCGGAAACCTGGATACAT AATGACCGGGAGATAAAACGGGAAAGGAGGAAGCAATCTAATCGGGAATCTGCTAGAAGATCCAGGTTGAGGaagcag GCTGAGACTGAAGAACTTGCACGAAAGGTCGAGGCCTTATCTGCAGATAATGTGGCACTGAAATCTGAAATAAACCGGTTAACCGAGAATTCTGCTACACTGAGGCTAGAAAACACTACATTACTG GATAAACTCAAAAACGCACGCGTAGGAAGAATGGAAGACATCATCATGAACATTGATGACAAGAGGGTCCAACCTTTCAGTACCGAGAACCTACTGTCAAGAGTTAACAACGCAGGTTCTATTGCGAGGGATGCTGAGAAAGACAGTGACACTTACGAGAAAAACAATGGGACGAAGCTGCACCAACTCCTGGATGCGAGTCCAAGGGCCGATGCAGTCGTTGCTGGCTGA
- the LOC126592563 gene encoding common plant regulatory factor 1-like isoform X1, with protein MGNDDDAKSVKSEKSYSPLPADQANPNNQTNLHVYPDWAAMQAYYGPRVALPPYYNSAMASGHPPHPYMWPPPQHMMPPYGAPYAVYSHGGVYAHPAVPLASHGQGGPSLPAAVTPLNMETPTKSSGNTDCGLMKKLKGFDGLAMSIGSGNVMNAEGGAERSLSQSSGTEGSSNGSDGNTAAANQTRRKRSREGTPATAGEGKTDMQPGPAEEASAATDKVLGVTLAAVSIPGKLVGPAVSPGMTTALELKNSPILNSKTSPTSVPQSCAVLPPETWIHNDREIKRERRKQSNRESARRSRLRKQAETEELARKVEALSADNVALKSEINRLTENSATLRLENTTLLDKLKNARVGRMEDIIMNIDDKRVQPFSTENLLSRVNNAGSIARDAEKDSDTYEKNNGTKLHQLLDASPRADAVVAG; from the exons ATGGGAAACGATGATGATGCAAAGTCTGTTAAATCTGAAAAATCATATTCGCCTCTGCCGGCA GATCAGGCGAATCCTAACAATCAGACCAATCTGCATGTCTATCCTGATTGGGCAGCCATGCAG GCTTATTATGGTCCGAGAGTTGCTCTCCCTCCATATTACAACTCAGCTATGGCTTCTGGCCACCCTCCTCATCCCTATATGTGGCCCCCACCACAG CATATGATGCCACCCTATGGGGCGCCTTATGCAGTATACTCGCATGGAGGTGTTTATGCACATCCGGCAGTTCCTCTT GCATCCCATGGTCAAGGGGGTCCATCCTTACCTGCT GCTGTGACTCCTTTGAATATGGAAACACCAACAAAGTCATCTGGTAATACAGACTGTGGGTTAATGAAAAAGTTGAAAGGATTTGATGGGCTTGCAATGTCAATAGGCAGTGGTAATGTTATGAATGCCGAAGGTGGAGCTGAGCGTAGTCTCTCCCAGAG TTCTGGGACTGAAGGTTCTAGCAATGGAAGTGATGGGAATACTGCTGCG GCAAATCAaaccagaagaaaaagaagtcgTGAGGGAACACCAGCCACTG CTGGAGAAGGGAAGACTGACATGCAGCCTGGACCAGCTGAGGAGGCAAGTGCAGCTACTGATAAAGTGTTGGGTGTAACTCTTGCTGCTGTTAGTATCCCGGGAAAATTGGTTGGACCAGCTGTTTCTCCTGGCATGACCACAGCGTTGGAACTCAAGAACTCGCCTATCTTGAACTCGAAGACAAGTCCTACCAGTGTTCCGCAATCCTGTGCAGTTTTGCCTCCGGAAACCTGGATACAT AATGACCGGGAGATAAAACGGGAAAGGAGGAAGCAATCTAATCGGGAATCTGCTAGAAGATCCAGGTTGAGGaagcag GCTGAGACTGAAGAACTTGCACGAAAGGTCGAGGCCTTATCTGCAGATAATGTGGCACTGAAATCTGAAATAAACCGGTTAACCGAGAATTCTGCTACACTGAGGCTAGAAAACACTACATTACTG GATAAACTCAAAAACGCACGCGTAGGAAGAATGGAAGACATCATCATGAACATTGATGACAAGAGGGTCCAACCTTTCAGTACCGAGAACCTACTGTCAAGAGTTAACAACGCAGGTTCTATTGCGAGGGATGCTGAGAAAGACAGTGACACTTACGAGAAAAACAATGGGACGAAGCTGCACCAACTCCTGGATGCGAGTCCAAGGGCCGATGCAGTCGTTGCTGGCTGA